A region of Oxyura jamaicensis isolate SHBP4307 breed ruddy duck chromosome 9, BPBGC_Ojam_1.0, whole genome shotgun sequence DNA encodes the following proteins:
- the NEU4 gene encoding sialidase-4 isoform X1, which translates to MGTRAGEQNQQPPCPGARDPIPLVQGRAWGHAGTALPPLMPCHGSHPGPCQPQFTGSPTACGVLPITFPQIPLGQGQRREPPARSRAAPLSAADTMGSRHFPARTVLFEKETTGVTYRVPALLYLPCVAKLLAFAEERLSADDAHANLLVLRRGTVYGSYVEWEDMRVLETAALQHHRSMNPCPLYDEFTGTLFLFFITVLGRTPEAFQIVTGQNVTRLCCVTSADQGLSWSKATDLTQQVIGRAIKDWATFALGPGHGIQLRSGRLLVPAYSYHIDCKECFGQLCKTTPHSFAFYSDDHGRGWRFGEFIPNLQTGECQLVSVDEEDGSNVLYCNARSPLGFRVQALSTDDGAVFHGGQLVQRLVEPPHGCHGSVIGFPAPFVYGPQPPDIPGQDSAPRPLSRFWDLLALRAAGDKLQVDPKATSSPSTFFQAPTWVLYSHPTSPMSRVNMGVHLSTFPRDADSWTEPWVIYEGPSAYSDLAYMELPHSQAPISGGPAIAFACLYENGKRSPYEQISFSMFTLHDVLQNIPLTAAVPCRKRRRRSCCVS; encoded by the exons ATGGGGACGAGAGCTGGAGAGCAAAACCAGCAGCCGCCCTGCCCAGGGGCAAGGGATCCCATCCCTCTGGTCCAAGGACGTGCATGGGGACATGCAGGGACAGCTCTGCCCCCTCTGATGCCCTGCCATGGCTCCCACCCTGGCCCTTGCCAGCCTCAGTTTACCGGGAGCCCCACTGCATGCGGTGTCCTGCCCATCACCTTTCCCCAAATCCCACTTGGGCAGGGGCAGCGCCGTgagccccctgcccgcagccggGCCGCGCCTCTCTCTGCCGCAGACACCATGGGCTCCCGGCACTTCCCCGCCCGCACCGTGCTCTTCGAGAAGGAGACCACCGGCGTCACGTACCGcgtgccagccctgctctaCCTGCCCTGCGTGGCCAAGCTGCTGGCCTTCGCTGAGGAGCGGCTGAGCGCCGATGACGCCCACGCCAACCTGCTGGTGCTGCGCCGCGGCACCGTCTACGGCAGCTACGTGGAG TGGGAAGACATGCGGGTGCTTGAGACGGCGGCGCTGCAGCACCACCGGTCGATGAACCCCTGCCCACTCTACGATGAGTTCACAGGcaccctcttcctcttcttcatcaCGGTGCTGGGCAGGACACCCGAAGCCTTCCAGATTGTCACGGGCCAGAACGTCACCCGCCTGTGCTGTGTCACCAGTGCCGACCAGGGGCTGAGCTGGAGCAAGGCCACAGACCTGACGCAGCAGGTCATCGGCAGGGCCATCAAAG acTGGGCCACCTTTGCACTGGGCCCCGGGCATGGGATCCAGCTGCGCTCCGGCCGACTGCTGGTGCCTGCCTACAGCTACCACATTGACTGCAAGGAGTGCTTCGGGCAGCTCTGCAAGACCACCCCTCACTCCTTCGCCTTCTACAGCGACGACCACGGCCGGGGCTGGCGTTTTGGGGAGTTCATCCCCAACCTGCAGACAGGCGAGTGCCAGCTGGTCTCGGTGGACGAGGAGGACGGCTCCAATGTCCTCTACTGCAATGCCCGCAGCCCCCTGGGCTTCCGCGTCCAGGCACTGAGCACCGATGACGGGGCTGTCTTCCACGGGGGGCAGCTGGTCCAGCGGCTGGTCGAGCCCCCCCACGGGTGCCACGGCAGTGTCATCGGCTTCCCTGCGCCTTTCGTGTacggcccccagccccctgacATCCCTGGACAAGACTCGGCTCCACGGCCACTCTCCCGTTTTTGGGACCTGCTTGCTTTGAGGGCAGCAGGGGATAAGCTCCAAGTGGACCCCAaagccacctccagccccagcaccttcTTCCAAGCACCAACGTGGGTGCTCTACTCCCACCCCACCAGCCCCATGTCGCGGGTCAACATGGGGGTTCACCTCAGCACCTTCCCCAGGGACGCAGACAGCTGGACCGAACCCTGGGTCATCTACGAGGGCCCAAGCGCGTATTCGGACCTGGCTTACATggagctgccccacagccaggcCCCCATCTCTGGTGGCCCAGCCATTGCTTTTGCCTGCCTCTACGAGAACGGGAAGCGGTCCCCCTACGAGCAGATATCCTTCAGCATGTTCACACTGCATGATGTGCTCCAGAACATCCCCCTGACGGCTGCAGTGCCCTGCAGGAAGCGGAGGCGAAGGAGCTGCTGTGTCTCCTAG
- the NEU4 gene encoding sialidase-4 isoform X3: protein MTPTPTCWCCAAAPSTAATWRTPEAFQIVTGQNVTRLCCVTSADQGLSWSKATDLTQQVIGRAIKDWATFALGPGHGIQLRSGRLLVPAYSYHIDCKECFGQLCKTTPHSFAFYSDDHGRGWRFGEFIPNLQTGECQLVSVDEEDGSNVLYCNARSPLGFRVQALSTDDGAVFHGGQLVQRLVEPPHGCHGSVIGFPAPFVYGPQPPDIPGQDSAPRPLSRFWDLLALRAAGDKLQVDPKATSSPSTFFQAPTWVLYSHPTSPMSRVNMGVHLSTFPRDADSWTEPWVIYEGPSAYSDLAYMELPHSQAPISGGPAIAFACLYENGKRSPYEQISFSMFTLHDVLQNIPLTAAVPCRKRRRRSCCVS from the exons ATGACGCCCACGCCAACCTGCTGGTGCTGCGCCGCGGCACCGTCTACGGCAGCTACGTGGAG GACACCCGAAGCCTTCCAGATTGTCACGGGCCAGAACGTCACCCGCCTGTGCTGTGTCACCAGTGCCGACCAGGGGCTGAGCTGGAGCAAGGCCACAGACCTGACGCAGCAGGTCATCGGCAGGGCCATCAAAG acTGGGCCACCTTTGCACTGGGCCCCGGGCATGGGATCCAGCTGCGCTCCGGCCGACTGCTGGTGCCTGCCTACAGCTACCACATTGACTGCAAGGAGTGCTTCGGGCAGCTCTGCAAGACCACCCCTCACTCCTTCGCCTTCTACAGCGACGACCACGGCCGGGGCTGGCGTTTTGGGGAGTTCATCCCCAACCTGCAGACAGGCGAGTGCCAGCTGGTCTCGGTGGACGAGGAGGACGGCTCCAATGTCCTCTACTGCAATGCCCGCAGCCCCCTGGGCTTCCGCGTCCAGGCACTGAGCACCGATGACGGGGCTGTCTTCCACGGGGGGCAGCTGGTCCAGCGGCTGGTCGAGCCCCCCCACGGGTGCCACGGCAGTGTCATCGGCTTCCCTGCGCCTTTCGTGTacggcccccagccccctgacATCCCTGGACAAGACTCGGCTCCACGGCCACTCTCCCGTTTTTGGGACCTGCTTGCTTTGAGGGCAGCAGGGGATAAGCTCCAAGTGGACCCCAaagccacctccagccccagcaccttcTTCCAAGCACCAACGTGGGTGCTCTACTCCCACCCCACCAGCCCCATGTCGCGGGTCAACATGGGGGTTCACCTCAGCACCTTCCCCAGGGACGCAGACAGCTGGACCGAACCCTGGGTCATCTACGAGGGCCCAAGCGCGTATTCGGACCTGGCTTACATggagctgccccacagccaggcCCCCATCTCTGGTGGCCCAGCCATTGCTTTTGCCTGCCTCTACGAGAACGGGAAGCGGTCCCCCTACGAGCAGATATCCTTCAGCATGTTCACACTGCATGATGTGCTCCAGAACATCCCCCTGACGGCTGCAGTGCCCTGCAGGAAGCGGAGGCGAAGGAGCTGCTGTGTCTCCTAG
- the TM4SF19 gene encoding transmembrane 4 L6 family member 19 — MCVGRCSRIVGPCLLALGTLSVIANILLLFPGGAWKYLVDGHITKQAKVMPGIWGGGITVLLVATHITAMGWRCAGCSDCGTRHNAFLSAILSKLALLGSAACFILSGVGLTNGPLCLYNASEHSHVPTWGYPFLDTSSQVSDTRVLVLADYFLYKPDTWGTCLEPAGIVAWNVTLFSLLLLVSTAEMVLASIQILNGYAGCLCGFCEGKKGRPTRLD; from the exons ATGTGCGTGGGGAGGTGCAGCCGCATCGTGGgcccctgcctgctggcacTGGGCACACTCTCTGTGATAGCCAACAtcctcctgctcttccctggTGGGGCGTGGAAGTACCTGGTGGACGGGCACATCACCAAGCAGGCCAAGGTCATGCCGGGCATCTGGGGAGGAGGCATCACC gtgctgctggtggcgaCCCACATCACAGCAATGGGGTGGCGATGTGCTGGCTGCTCCGACTGCGGCACCCGTCACAAC GCCTTTCTCTCTGCCATCCTCTCCAAGCTGGCACTCCTGGGCTCCGCCGCCTGCTTCATCCTGTCTGGGGTGGGCCTGACCAACGGCCCTCTCTGCCTCTACAACGCCTCCGAGCACAGCCACGTCCCCACCTGGGGATACCCTTTCTTGGACACCAGCAGCCAGGTGTCTGACACCAG GGTACTGGTGCTGGCGGATTATTTCCTGTACAAGCCGGACACCTGGGGCACCTGCCTGGAGCCGGCGGGCATTGTGGCCTGGAATGTcaccctcttctccctcctgctgctcgtCAGCACTGCCGAGATGGTGCTGGCCTCCATCCAGATCCTCAACGGCTATGCTGGCTGCCTCTGCGGCTTCTGCGAGGGGAAGAAGGGCCGCCCCACACGCCTGGACTGA
- the GAL3ST2 gene encoding galactose-3-O-sulfotransferase 2 — protein MKTPGCTSRYTKCFLFFNFFVGIALLGFFHTASKNLLFWRSSAQLLVTPTPCHTRTNIMFLKTHKTASSTILNILFRFTEKYNLTIALPADQRFHLGYPERFMTRFVEKFQNKGQNYNIMCNHLRFNPSEVHKVMAGNTVYFSILRNPIFLLESSYVYYKNVAPAFSRSKDVNEYLASPLKYYHEEDYRKNIYAKNNMWFDFGYDNNAEDNENYTQEVLKEIEQNFHLILIADYFDESMILLKHTLCWDLDDVIYFKLNSRSNDTVQTLTPESKERIKTWCSLDWNLYLHFNQSFWRRIEETIGLEELEKEVNHLRMRQKELMETCLLGQKAVVKTHIKDKTLLPFQSGNADILGYNIRPDLNNETLKNCQKMIMPELQYTSYLYSIQHPHKKRKPLNLPLPWSNSLEKTQVPSQN, from the exons gTATACCAAATGTTTCCTCTTCTTCAACTTTTTTGTGGGAATCGCCCTGTTGGGATTCTTCCATACAGCTAGCAAAAATCTCCT ATTCTGGAGGAGCTCTGCACAGTTGCTGGTAACTCCCACACCGTGTCACACCAGAACCAACATCATGTTCCTGAAGACCCACAAgactgccagcagcaccatccTGAACATCCTATTTCGGTTCACAGAGAAGTATAACCTCACCATCGCCCTCCCAGCTGACCAGCGCTTCCACCTGGGTTACCCGGAGAGATTCATGACCAGATTTGTGgagaaatttcaaaacaaagggCAAAACTACAACATCATGTGCAACCACCTGCGGTTTAACCCCTCAGAG GTGCATAAGGTGATGGCAGGGAACACCGTCTACTTCTCCATCCTGAGGAACCCCATTTTTCTGCTGGAATCTTCCTACGTCTACTACAAGAACGTAGCCCCTGCCTTCAGTAGATCCAAGGACGTGAATGAGTACCTGGCATCGCCCTTGAAATATTACCATGAGGAGGATTACAGGAAAAACATCTATGCCAAGAATAACATGTGGTTTGACTTTGGCTATGATAACAATGCAGAGGACAATGAAAACTACACCCAGGAGGTCTTAAAGGAGATTGAACAGAACTTCCACCTGATCTTGATAGCAGACTACTTTGATGAGTCCATGATCCTCCTGAAGCACACTTTGTGCTGGGATCTAGATGATGTGATCTACTTTAAGCTCAATTCCAGAAGCAATGACACTGTCCAGACCTTGACTCCAGAAAGCAAGGAGAGGATAAAGACGTGGTGCTCGCTCGATTGGAATCTCTACCTGCACTTCAACCAGAGCTTCTGGAGGAGAATTGAGGAGACCATAGGACTTGAGGAGCTGGAGAAAGAGGTAAATCACCTGCGGATGAGACAGAAGGAGCTCATGGAGACCTGCCTCTTGGGCCAAAAGGCAGTGGTGAAGACTCACATCAAGGACAAAACTCTCTTGCCTTTTCAGTCAGGGAATGCAGATATACTTGGTTACAACATCAGACCAGACTTAAACAATGAGACTCTGAAAAACTGCCAGAAAATGATTATGCCAGAACTCCAGTACACATCCTATCTTTACTCCATTCAGCACCCACACAAGAAGAGGAAACCATTAAACCTTCCCTTGCCGTGGAGCAATTCCCTGGAGAAGACACAGGTCCCAAGTCAAAACTAG
- the NEU4 gene encoding sialidase-4 isoform X2, giving the protein MGSRHFPARTVLFEKETTGVTYRVPALLYLPCVAKLLAFAEERLSADDAHANLLVLRRGTVYGSYVEWEDMRVLETAALQHHRSMNPCPLYDEFTGTLFLFFITVLGRTPEAFQIVTGQNVTRLCCVTSADQGLSWSKATDLTQQVIGRAIKDWATFALGPGHGIQLRSGRLLVPAYSYHIDCKECFGQLCKTTPHSFAFYSDDHGRGWRFGEFIPNLQTGECQLVSVDEEDGSNVLYCNARSPLGFRVQALSTDDGAVFHGGQLVQRLVEPPHGCHGSVIGFPAPFVYGPQPPDIPGQDSAPRPLSRFWDLLALRAAGDKLQVDPKATSSPSTFFQAPTWVLYSHPTSPMSRVNMGVHLSTFPRDADSWTEPWVIYEGPSAYSDLAYMELPHSQAPISGGPAIAFACLYENGKRSPYEQISFSMFTLHDVLQNIPLTAAVPCRKRRRRSCCVS; this is encoded by the exons ATGGGCTCCCGGCACTTCCCCGCCCGCACCGTGCTCTTCGAGAAGGAGACCACCGGCGTCACGTACCGcgtgccagccctgctctaCCTGCCCTGCGTGGCCAAGCTGCTGGCCTTCGCTGAGGAGCGGCTGAGCGCCGATGACGCCCACGCCAACCTGCTGGTGCTGCGCCGCGGCACCGTCTACGGCAGCTACGTGGAG TGGGAAGACATGCGGGTGCTTGAGACGGCGGCGCTGCAGCACCACCGGTCGATGAACCCCTGCCCACTCTACGATGAGTTCACAGGcaccctcttcctcttcttcatcaCGGTGCTGGGCAGGACACCCGAAGCCTTCCAGATTGTCACGGGCCAGAACGTCACCCGCCTGTGCTGTGTCACCAGTGCCGACCAGGGGCTGAGCTGGAGCAAGGCCACAGACCTGACGCAGCAGGTCATCGGCAGGGCCATCAAAG acTGGGCCACCTTTGCACTGGGCCCCGGGCATGGGATCCAGCTGCGCTCCGGCCGACTGCTGGTGCCTGCCTACAGCTACCACATTGACTGCAAGGAGTGCTTCGGGCAGCTCTGCAAGACCACCCCTCACTCCTTCGCCTTCTACAGCGACGACCACGGCCGGGGCTGGCGTTTTGGGGAGTTCATCCCCAACCTGCAGACAGGCGAGTGCCAGCTGGTCTCGGTGGACGAGGAGGACGGCTCCAATGTCCTCTACTGCAATGCCCGCAGCCCCCTGGGCTTCCGCGTCCAGGCACTGAGCACCGATGACGGGGCTGTCTTCCACGGGGGGCAGCTGGTCCAGCGGCTGGTCGAGCCCCCCCACGGGTGCCACGGCAGTGTCATCGGCTTCCCTGCGCCTTTCGTGTacggcccccagccccctgacATCCCTGGACAAGACTCGGCTCCACGGCCACTCTCCCGTTTTTGGGACCTGCTTGCTTTGAGGGCAGCAGGGGATAAGCTCCAAGTGGACCCCAaagccacctccagccccagcaccttcTTCCAAGCACCAACGTGGGTGCTCTACTCCCACCCCACCAGCCCCATGTCGCGGGTCAACATGGGGGTTCACCTCAGCACCTTCCCCAGGGACGCAGACAGCTGGACCGAACCCTGGGTCATCTACGAGGGCCCAAGCGCGTATTCGGACCTGGCTTACATggagctgccccacagccaggcCCCCATCTCTGGTGGCCCAGCCATTGCTTTTGCCTGCCTCTACGAGAACGGGAAGCGGTCCCCCTACGAGCAGATATCCTTCAGCATGTTCACACTGCATGATGTGCTCCAGAACATCCCCCTGACGGCTGCAGTGCCCTGCAGGAAGCGGAGGCGAAGGAGCTGCTGTGTCTCCTAG